Proteins found in one Bordetella genomosp. 9 genomic segment:
- a CDS encoding YhdP family protein: MRLPFKFLRGLLWSIWIVYVAAAVGLLGLRYFVLPRIDQWRPQIERYASEAIGAPVRIGHIEANWSRLNPRLTLTGVEIADGAGAPVLSLPAVDAVLGWRSILTREPRLLFLQADGLDLTLRRDRDDRLWVAGQSFSLSDADADDGSRSVALRWLARQREIVLRHATVRWVDESRAAPELVLSDASFVVLNGALSHRFSLQARPPGALAAALTLRGEVERSIFSRHPMDLASWHGQVYAELGDGEPSAWAPWLDLPPLQGRMAARAWMQIDGRKLGTVTMDLVARGLGWRWQDGVAASANTVRARLEGLPGDLARDGHFPALARSANGDGLALRGTATRVRADLPGIIEQPRLAFAAVQLDTTARRSRDGILGLELRDFQAANEDLDLRLQGKWEARGTTDAGTADIQGTLRRATMSAIHRYLPLSVSEDARQWLAQGLQAGMVHDADLVLRGDLNDFPFTQSGQNGRFHIGGPFVGATVDYAPATSGHKAWPAILGMDGNFSIEGASLSLEAKPGATLRPADDRDAAASTPILLGAVGATIPDMEENAELYLQGDAQGQVPAFLSLVNNSPLGGLLENRLAQARGKGLWQVALALRVPLMHTDDTTVQGSLSFNDNEFTLYPQLPALTQLRGMLEFTEEDLRARDVQAQFLGGPLRVNGGLLDTRNGLRFDGQVTGAALAQLVRAPAMSRFSGRAAVRGKLLYFRGGRVDVTMESDLAGMAIDMPAPVGKTAGATLPLRVQWSPAAGSGGKDRDWLTASLGAPSGDNVNLLLERDPAEKRWTFARGALAANQPATLPAQGMSVRLNLPDIDVDGWQDVVDGFDTPPPAAGRGRRAPEVPLLPPPDAIALETPRLRVAGVTLNDLKLNAVHPAPAQWRVDIQSRQAAGAVTWREASGAIAGQVTARFKYLSLGDDGDDQRPDDQSSGDDLKDIPAIDLQADTLRFYGKDLGSLRVVGTNVERGQRWRLDTLRIASADATLDASGFWRLSGPERGLTVDANAKWDDFGKLLTRLGWSDMAAGGAGTAEGKLTWLDLPWSHRVDAIDGNLKLRMDKGRLLHLNSRTARLLELLSMQSLQRLAKLELNPVNLFRDGFPFDSIRARFNVSKGVIRTDDYKVNGPVAAIVLSGSSSIIDETWDLKAVVIPNLDASGAAVATALAVNPLLGLGAFVTQWLLKYPLARAMTVQYAVTGPWGDPKVSPIDGPLPASEAGEPPPKDPIEH, translated from the coding sequence GTGCGTTTGCCCTTCAAATTTCTCCGCGGTCTTCTCTGGAGTATCTGGATAGTCTACGTCGCCGCCGCGGTGGGTTTGCTGGGGCTGCGCTATTTCGTGTTGCCGCGCATCGACCAATGGCGTCCGCAGATCGAGCGCTACGCCAGCGAGGCGATCGGTGCGCCGGTGCGCATCGGCCATATCGAAGCCAACTGGAGCCGGCTCAACCCGCGCCTGACGCTGACCGGCGTCGAGATCGCCGACGGCGCCGGCGCCCCGGTGCTCAGCCTGCCGGCGGTGGACGCCGTGCTGGGGTGGCGCAGCATCCTGACCCGCGAACCCCGGCTGCTATTCCTGCAGGCCGACGGCCTGGACCTGACCTTGCGGCGCGACCGCGACGATCGCCTGTGGGTGGCGGGGCAGTCCTTTTCGCTGTCCGATGCGGACGCGGACGATGGCAGCCGTTCCGTGGCCTTGCGGTGGCTGGCCCGCCAGCGCGAAATCGTGCTGCGCCATGCCACCGTGCGCTGGGTGGACGAGTCGCGCGCGGCGCCCGAACTGGTGCTGAGCGACGCCAGCTTCGTCGTGCTGAACGGCGCGCTGTCGCATCGTTTTTCCCTGCAGGCGCGGCCGCCCGGCGCGCTGGCGGCGGCCCTGACCTTGCGCGGCGAAGTCGAGCGGTCCATCTTCAGCCGCCATCCCATGGACCTGGCGAGCTGGCATGGACAGGTCTATGCCGAGCTCGGCGACGGTGAGCCGTCCGCCTGGGCGCCCTGGCTGGACCTGCCGCCCTTGCAGGGCCGCATGGCCGCGCGGGCATGGATGCAGATCGACGGGCGCAAGCTGGGTACGGTGACCATGGACCTGGTCGCCCGCGGCCTGGGCTGGCGCTGGCAGGACGGCGTCGCCGCATCGGCGAACACGGTGCGCGCGCGCCTGGAAGGCCTCCCCGGCGACCTGGCCCGTGACGGCCATTTCCCCGCCCTGGCCCGTAGCGCCAATGGCGACGGGCTGGCCTTGCGCGGGACCGCCACCCGGGTCAGGGCCGACCTGCCCGGCATCATCGAACAGCCGCGGCTGGCATTCGCGGCCGTGCAGCTGGACACGACCGCGCGCCGGTCGCGCGACGGCATCCTGGGCCTGGAACTGCGCGATTTCCAGGCGGCCAACGAAGACCTGGACCTGCGCCTGCAGGGCAAGTGGGAAGCGCGCGGCACGACCGACGCGGGCACCGCCGACATCCAGGGCACCTTGCGCCGCGCCACCATGAGCGCCATCCACCGCTACCTGCCGCTGTCGGTGTCCGAGGACGCCAGGCAGTGGCTGGCGCAAGGCCTGCAGGCGGGGATGGTGCACGATGCCGACCTGGTGCTGCGCGGCGACCTGAACGACTTTCCTTTTACCCAGTCCGGCCAGAACGGGCGCTTTCATATCGGCGGCCCCTTCGTCGGCGCGACCGTCGATTACGCGCCGGCCACCAGTGGCCACAAGGCCTGGCCCGCGATACTGGGCATGGACGGCAACTTCTCCATAGAAGGCGCATCCCTGAGCCTCGAAGCCAAGCCCGGCGCCACGCTGCGTCCCGCCGATGACCGCGATGCGGCGGCGTCCACGCCCATCCTCCTGGGCGCGGTCGGCGCCACCATTCCCGACATGGAAGAAAACGCCGAGCTCTATCTGCAAGGCGATGCGCAAGGCCAGGTTCCCGCCTTCCTGTCCCTGGTCAACAATTCCCCGCTGGGCGGCCTGCTGGAAAACCGCCTGGCGCAGGCCAGGGGGAAGGGCCTCTGGCAGGTGGCGCTGGCCCTGCGGGTGCCCCTGATGCATACCGACGATACGACCGTGCAGGGCTCGCTTTCCTTCAACGACAACGAGTTCACGCTGTACCCGCAGTTGCCGGCACTGACGCAATTGCGCGGCATGCTCGAGTTCACCGAAGAGGACCTGCGCGCCCGCGACGTGCAGGCGCAGTTCCTGGGCGGCCCGCTGCGGGTCAACGGCGGCCTGCTGGATACGCGCAACGGGCTGCGCTTCGACGGACAGGTGACCGGCGCCGCGCTGGCGCAGTTGGTACGCGCGCCTGCGATGTCGCGGTTTTCCGGCCGCGCCGCCGTGCGCGGCAAGCTGCTGTATTTCCGCGGCGGGCGAGTGGACGTGACCATGGAATCCGACCTGGCCGGCATGGCCATCGACATGCCGGCGCCGGTGGGCAAGACCGCTGGCGCCACGCTGCCCTTGCGGGTGCAATGGAGCCCCGCCGCCGGGTCGGGCGGCAAGGACCGGGACTGGCTGACCGCCAGCCTGGGCGCGCCCTCGGGCGACAACGTCAATCTGCTGCTGGAACGCGATCCGGCCGAAAAGCGCTGGACGTTCGCGCGCGGCGCCCTGGCCGCCAACCAGCCGGCCACGCTGCCCGCGCAAGGCATGAGCGTGCGCCTGAATCTGCCGGACATCGACGTGGACGGTTGGCAGGACGTGGTGGACGGTTTCGATACACCGCCGCCGGCCGCCGGCCGGGGCCGGCGCGCGCCGGAGGTGCCGCTGTTGCCGCCGCCCGACGCGATCGCGCTGGAGACGCCGCGCCTGCGCGTGGCGGGCGTGACCTTGAACGACCTGAAGCTGAATGCGGTGCATCCGGCGCCCGCGCAATGGCGCGTGGATATCCAGTCCAGGCAGGCGGCCGGCGCGGTGACCTGGCGTGAAGCCTCGGGCGCCATCGCCGGCCAGGTGACGGCCCGCTTCAAATACCTGTCGCTGGGCGACGATGGGGACGACCAGCGCCCGGACGACCAGTCATCGGGCGACGACCTGAAGGACATCCCCGCGATCGACCTGCAGGCCGATACCTTGCGCTTCTACGGCAAGGACCTGGGATCGCTGCGCGTCGTCGGCACGAATGTGGAGCGCGGGCAGCGTTGGCGCCTGGATACGCTGCGCATCGCCAGCGCCGATGCCACGCTGGACGCCAGCGGTTTCTGGCGCCTGAGCGGGCCGGAGCGCGGGCTGACGGTGGACGCAAACGCGAAGTGGGACGACTTCGGCAAGCTGCTGACGCGCCTGGGCTGGTCCGATATGGCGGCCGGCGGCGCCGGCACGGCGGAAGGCAAGCTGACGTGGCTGGACCTGCCCTGGTCGCACAGGGTCGACGCCATCGACGGCAACCTGAAACTGCGCATGGACAAGGGCCGCCTGCTGCATTTGAACTCGCGCACGGCGCGCCTGCTGGAGCTGCTGTCGATGCAATCGTTGCAGCGCCTGGCCAAGCTGGAGCTGAATCCGGTCAACCTGTTCCGCGACGGCTTTCCCTTCGATTCGATACGCGCGCGCTTCAACGTATCCAAGGGCGTGATCCGCACCGACGACTACAAGGTGAACGGCCCCGTCGCCGCGATCGTCCTGTCGGGCAGCAGCAGCATCATCGACGAGACCTGGGACCTGAAGGCGGTGGTGATCCCCAACCTGGACGCCAGCGGCGCAGCCGTGGCCACCGCGCTCGCCGTCAACCCGCTGCTGGGCCTGGGCGCATTCGTCACGCAATGGCTGCTGAAATACCCGCTCGCCCGCGCCATGACCGTCCAGTACGCCGTCACCGGCCCGTGGGGCGACCCCAAGGTATCCCCCATCGACGGCCCCCTGCCCGCCAGCGAAGCCGGCGAACCCCCACCCAAGGACCCCATAGAACACTGA
- the trxA gene encoding thioredoxin TrxA, whose product MSDQIKHVSDASFDADVLKADVPVLVDYWAEWCGPCKMIAPILEEVAKEYAGRVAIAKLNVDENGDTPAKYGIRGIPTLMLFKDGKAAATKVGAMSKSQLTAFLDSAL is encoded by the coding sequence ATGAGTGACCAAATCAAGCATGTCAGCGACGCCAGCTTCGATGCCGACGTTTTGAAGGCCGACGTCCCCGTCCTGGTGGATTACTGGGCGGAATGGTGCGGCCCCTGCAAGATGATCGCCCCCATCCTGGAAGAAGTGGCCAAGGAATACGCCGGCCGCGTCGCGATCGCCAAGCTCAACGTCGACGAAAACGGCGACACGCCCGCCAAGTACGGTATCCGCGGCATCCCCACCCTGATGCTCTTCAAGGACGGCAAGGCGGCCGCCACCAAGGTCGGCGCGATGTCCAAGTCCCAGCTTACCGCCTTCCTGGACAGCGCCTTGTAA
- the rho gene encoding transcription termination factor Rho codes for MHLNELKAQHVSKLLELAASLEIENANRLRKQELMFAIMKKRAKQGEQIFGDGVLEVLPDGFGFLRSPDTSYLASTDDIYISPSQIRRFNLHTGDSIEGEVRTPKDGERYFALVKVDKVNGLPPEAIKHRIMFENLTPLHPNQAMRLERDIKSEENLTGRILDIFAPIGKGQRGLIVASPKSGKTVMMQHIAHAITSNFPDATMIVLLVDERPEEVTEMQRTVRGEVVASTFDEPATRHVQVAEMVIEKAKRLVELKKDVVILLDSITRLARAYNTVVPASGKVLTGGVDANALQRPKRFFGAARNVEEGGSLTIIGTALIETGSRMDEVIYEEFKGTGNSEVHLERRLAEKRVYPSINLNKSGTRREELLIKPELLQKVWVLRKFIHDMDEIQAMEFILDKMRVTKSNAEFFDMMKK; via the coding sequence ATGCACCTGAATGAACTAAAGGCGCAACACGTCTCCAAATTGCTGGAACTTGCCGCCTCCCTGGAAATCGAGAACGCCAACCGCCTGCGCAAGCAGGAGCTGATGTTCGCCATCATGAAGAAGCGCGCCAAGCAGGGCGAGCAGATCTTCGGCGACGGCGTGCTGGAAGTCCTGCCGGATGGCTTCGGTTTCCTGCGATCGCCGGATACGTCGTACCTGGCGAGCACCGACGATATCTATATTTCGCCGTCGCAGATCCGCCGCTTCAACCTGCATACCGGCGACTCGATCGAAGGCGAGGTGCGTACGCCCAAGGATGGCGAGCGTTATTTCGCGCTGGTGAAGGTGGACAAGGTCAACGGGCTGCCGCCGGAAGCGATCAAGCACCGGATCATGTTCGAGAACCTGACGCCGCTGCATCCCAACCAGGCGATGCGGCTGGAACGGGACATCAAGAGCGAAGAAAACCTGACCGGGCGCATCCTGGACATCTTCGCGCCCATCGGCAAGGGCCAGCGCGGGCTGATCGTCGCCAGCCCCAAGTCCGGCAAGACGGTGATGATGCAGCACATCGCGCATGCCATCACCAGCAACTTTCCTGACGCCACCATGATCGTCCTGCTGGTGGACGAGCGGCCGGAAGAAGTCACCGAAATGCAGCGCACGGTGCGCGGCGAAGTCGTGGCGTCGACCTTCGACGAACCGGCCACGCGCCACGTGCAGGTGGCGGAAATGGTGATCGAGAAGGCCAAGCGCCTGGTCGAGCTGAAGAAGGACGTGGTGATCCTGCTGGACTCGATCACCCGCCTGGCGCGGGCCTACAACACCGTGGTGCCGGCCTCCGGCAAGGTGCTGACGGGCGGCGTGGACGCCAATGCGCTGCAGCGCCCCAAGCGCTTCTTCGGTGCGGCGCGCAACGTGGAAGAAGGCGGTTCGCTGACCATCATCGGCACGGCGCTGATCGAAACCGGCAGCCGCATGGATGAAGTCATCTACGAAGAATTCAAGGGCACCGGCAACTCGGAAGTGCACCTGGAACGCCGCCTGGCGGAAAAGCGCGTCTACCCATCCATCAACCTGAACAAGTCGGGCACGCGCCGCGAGGAATTGCTGATCAAGCCCGAGCTGCTGCAGAAGGTCTGGGTGCTGCGCAAGTTCATCCACGACATGGACGAAATCCAGGCCATGGAATTCATCCTGGACAAGATGCGCGTGACGAAGTCGAACGCCGAATTCTTCGACATGATGAAGAAATAG